From Saccharothrix espanaensis DSM 44229, the proteins below share one genomic window:
- a CDS encoding NmrA/HSCARG family protein, whose product MLVTGATGKQGGAVVRALLASHLRVHALVRDTDTERAAALRELGAVLVRGDLDDAPSLEAALDNAHAVFSVQTPDISDLQGDSEVRHGHNLIKAARQAQIGHVVHTSVSGVGTIDGEHFDERRWGSFTRHYYRSKAAIENFVRTAGFPQWTILRPATFMENFARPSPYFADMTSNRLVAAVDPDVEHPLVAVDDIGTAAAAAFAEPERFHGVELELAGDVLSFRDAAQVLSRELGTPIELAPSPAPARADGLLTALFQAQQHMSAHPAPARPRFAAHLGVPTTTFTDWTRNTLRNRSSG is encoded by the coding sequence GTGCTGGTCACCGGAGCGACCGGCAAACAGGGGGGCGCCGTCGTTCGCGCGCTACTGGCCTCCCACCTCCGGGTTCACGCTCTGGTGCGAGACACCGACACCGAGCGCGCCGCCGCCCTGCGTGAACTCGGAGCCGTTCTCGTGCGAGGCGACCTGGACGACGCCCCGTCGTTGGAGGCGGCCCTTGACAACGCTCACGCGGTGTTCTCGGTGCAGACGCCCGACATCAGCGACCTGCAGGGCGACTCCGAAGTCCGCCACGGCCACAACCTGATCAAGGCCGCCCGACAGGCGCAGATAGGGCACGTGGTGCACACCTCGGTCTCGGGCGTCGGCACGATCGACGGCGAGCACTTCGACGAGCGGCGCTGGGGTTCCTTCACCCGGCACTACTACCGCAGCAAAGCCGCCATCGAGAACTTCGTGCGCACCGCCGGCTTTCCACAGTGGACGATCCTCAGGCCGGCCACGTTCATGGAGAACTTCGCCCGGCCATCGCCCTACTTCGCCGACATGACCTCGAACCGACTCGTCGCCGCCGTCGACCCCGACGTCGAACACCCTTTGGTCGCGGTGGACGACATCGGAACAGCCGCCGCCGCGGCGTTCGCAGAGCCGGAACGCTTCCACGGCGTCGAACTGGAACTGGCCGGAGACGTCCTGAGCTTCCGCGACGCCGCACAGGTCCTGTCCCGGGAACTCGGGACCCCCATCGAACTCGCCCCCAGCCCGGCACCCGCTCGCGCGGACGGCCTCCTCACCGCGCTCTTCCAAGCGCAGCAGCACATGAGCGCCCATCCCGCGCCGGCGCGTCCGAGGTTCGCCGCACACCTGGGTGTACCAACGACGACCTTCACCGACTGGACGAGGAACACCCTGCGCAACCGGTCGTCCGGCTAA